A segment of the Solea solea chromosome 14, fSolSol10.1, whole genome shotgun sequence genome:
CATCTCTTCACATGAGTCAGCATCTCTAGACACGAGTCAGCATATCTACATGACTCAGCATCTCTACACGAGTCAGCATCTCTAGACATGAGTCAGCATATCTACATGACTCAGCATCTCTACACATAACTCAGCATCTCTACACATGACTCAGCATCTCTACATGAGTTAGCATCTCTACATGACTCAGCATCTCTACACATGAGTCAGCATCTCTACATGACTCAGCATCTCTACACATGACTCAGCATCTCTACATGACTCAGCATCTCTACACATGACTTAGCATCTCTACACATGACTCAGCATCTCTACACATGACTCAGCATCTCTACACATGACTCAGCATCTCTACACATGACTCAGCATCTCTACATGACTCAGCATCTCTACACATGACTTAGCATCTCTACACATGACTCAGCATCTCTACACATGACTCAGCATCTCTACACATGACTCAGCATCTCTAGACATGAGTCAGCATATCTACATGACTCAGCATCTCTACACATGACTCAGCATCTCTACACATGACTCAGCGTCTCTACACACGAGTCAGCATCTCTACACACGAGTCAGCATCTCTACACATGACTCAGCATCTCTACACATGAGTTGATTGAACAAAccaaagaaacatttttttttctcatgtctGTTTTTTCAGTTGCAGCAATTTAAGTAACAATTCTTCAGGATCAACcagaggtgaacacacacacacacacacacacacacacacgtttcctctgaagtgtctctgtgtcttccgAGGTGTCTctgaagtgtctctgtgtcctcagtgtccACTGATGACCCTGAAGAGGACATCAGTCCATACTGTGAGACGGTTTTTCACAGCAGAAGAACCGTCTCTGAGGTCAGACATGTTGGATTATAATCCCACAGGATTAACTCTGCACCTGTAATTAACAGAAAGATTGTTTTAATCTCCAGATTGACAGAAGAGGAGTGGAAGCAAGAGACATGAGGAAGGAAGAGTGGAAAGACGCAGAGGATCATGGGTAAAAAGTAACCATGGTATACATTTGAACTTTTAGTTATATATACTTATAATAATGTCCACACTGTCTCCTTCTTCTTCGCCCCatctctgtctccttctttgTCTTCGTCCCCGTCTCTGTTTCCTTCTTTGTCTTCGCCccgtctctgtctttgtcttcgCTCCGCCTGTCTCCTTCTTTGTCTTCGTCCccgtctctgtctccttctttgTCTTCGCCccgtctctgtctttgtcttcgctctgtctgtctccttctTTGTCTTCAGTCAGAAGTTGTCGTGGACAAAGCGTCTGTCTCAGGCTCTTCACTCTGGAGATTCTCAGGGCTACAGCACCGTTGGcgaagccccgccccctctacATGGACTGTCCCTGCCCCCCCACGAGACGGACGACGACTTGACCATTTCCCCCTACGCCAGCTACACCTCCCTGACCGAGAGAGCCCCGCCCATCATCAGTGGCTGGCTGGACAAACTGTCTCCACAAGGGTGCGTTTAATTTTAACACCTGCTTCTTGTTTAGTGGTCTTTGATACAGTTTTAGTGTTCCttgaacatttttaattcatcCTTGAACGGTTTTAAGTGGTCCTTGAAACAGTTTTAGTGGTCCTTGAACAGCTTTAATTCATCCTTGAACAGTTTAAAGTGGTCTTTGAAACAGTTTTAGTGGTCCTTGAAACAGTTTTAGTGGTCCTTGAAACAGTTTTAGTGGTCCTTGAACAGCTTTAATTCATCCTTGAACAGCTTTAATTCATCCTTGAACAGCTTTAAGTGGTCCTTGAAACAGGTTTAGTGGTCCTGGAAAACGGTTTTGAGTTGTCATAGAACTGTTTTAATGTACTTGATGTTAAACTCCGCCCATTTTCTTGAAGTTTTGTTTTAGGAAGTTACACACATcagtgacacgtgtgtgtgtgtgtgtgtgtgtgtctatgtgtgtctgagtgtgtatGTATCAGGACTCCTCTCTTGctgcgtctcctcctctctgctcctccctgtgtctcctccctcctcagaAGCTTCCTCTGTTTCGTCAccttcttctcttccttttcATCCTTTActgggtttgtgtttgtcttcacttCTTATAATTCTCTCGTTGACTCCCTCGTTGATTCGTTGACTCCCTCGTTGATTCGTTGACTCCCTCGTTGATTCGTTGACTCCCTTGTTGATTCGTTGACTCTCTCGTTGACTCTCTCGTTGATTCATTGACTCTCTCGTTGACTCCCTTGTTGATTAATTGACTCTCTCGTTGACTCCCTCGTATCGTTGACTCTCTCGTTGACTCCCTTGTTGATTCATTGACTCTCTCGTTGACTCCCTCGTTGTATCGTTGACTCTCTCGTTGACTCCCTTGTTGATTCATTGACTCTCTCGTTGACTCCCTCGTTTTATCGTTGACTCCCTCGTTGACTCCCTCGTTGACTCCCTCGTTGATTCGTTGGCACTCTCGTTGACTCCCTCATTGACTCCCTCGTTGACTCCCTTGTTGATTCGTTGACTCCCTCGTTGATTCGTTGACTCCCTTGCTGACTCCCTCGTTGACTCCCCCGTTGATTCGTTGACTCTCTCATTGACTCCCTCGTTGATTCGTTGACTCCCTTGCTGACTCCCTCGTTGACTCCCTCGTTGATTCGTTGACTCTCTCGTTGACTCCCTCGTTGATTCGTTGACCCTCTCGTTGACTCCCTCGTTGACTCCCTCGTTGACTCTGATGgtctttgtttttcagaaacTATGTTTTTCAGAAACGCTTGGTGAAGTTTGACGGGAAAAACCTGATGTACTTTGGCAGCGAGAAGGTGATTAAGTTTTTAATTCAACCATTGAATACAGATTTGATTCATATTGATGTTTATAACGTTGACTTTTTCCCTTTCCCGTGTTTCAGGATGTTTATCCTAAAGGAGTCATCCCATTGGCAGCCATCCAGATGTCCCGCCCCTCCAAAGACAACAAGTTTGAAGTAGTGACGAGTCAGCGGATCTTTGTGTTCCGGGCTGAAAATGAAGGTAAATGACGTCATCAGTCACATGAGCCGTCCTCTCCCCAGCAGGTCATGTGACCGGGCTTCACTGAACCGGGTCTGCTGTGTGGTTTCAGTGCTGCGGCGCCGCTGGGTCTCCACTCTGCAGGAACACGTCAGGGATCAGCTGGTGTTCGGACGCCGGCGTTTCGGTCCCGGGTCTCACTGTCAGAAACACGGCGCCCTCGAGCTGAAGGGAACTAAGTCCAAAGTCTACGTCGCTATAAACACGGATCAGATATGGATCCACAAGAGCGAGCAGGTGAGACGGGAGGTGGTTTTatgagccaccagggggcagcagcaCGTCATGACTCTTTGTTTGTGCTACTGTAGTGTTTTCGGAACGGAATAGGAATCACGGTGATCGAGGCTCGCGGTTCCACCATCAGAGACGGAAAACACAAGAGCTTTGACCTCATCACGCCGTTCAAAAGCTTCAGGTAACAAACAATGACCTGTGTGTCGTTAAATGGCTTAAACCACGCCCTCACACTCTGTCCCGCCCCCTTAGCTTCAACGCAGAGTCTGATCGTGAGAAGCGGGACTGGATGGAGGCACTGCAGGAGTCCATCGCAGAGACGCTGTCTGACTACGAGGTGGCCGAGAAGATCTGGTCCAACCGATCAAACCGGACCTGTGCCGACTGTAAGGCCCCGAACCCGGACTGGGCATCCATCAACCTGTGTGTGGTCATCTGCAAGAACTGTGCAGGTAGGAccgggtcaaaggtcatgggTCAGTCATGTCTCCTCCTTGTCAATCAATGACTCTATGTTCTTCCAGCCAAACCTGGTCCACATTCTATTCCACACCAGTCCAGTAGGTGGTGCAATAAGGTTGTTTTAAATCAGGTAGAGGCGTGTTCTTGTACTTCCTGTTACCATCAATTAGCAGCTCAAGAATGTGCGTTGCGCTCTACCTGATTTAAAACAACCTTATAACAACTCTACTGGACTGCGACGTTTTAACAGTGACATCTATCGTACgagccaaataatgagctgttcttcttctacagctcattatttggcagccgGTCTATTCAATGATgaatagaacagctcattatttggcagtcggtCTCTTCATTGATGAATAGAACAGCTCATTTTTTGGCAGTCGGTCTCTTCATTGATGAATAGAACAGCTCATCATTTGGCAGTCGGTCTCTTCATTGATgaatagaacagctcattacTTGGCAGTCGGTCTCTTCATTGATGAATAGAACAGCTCATCATTTGGCAGTCGGTCTCTTCATTGATgaatagaacagctcattacTTGGCAGTCGGTCTCTTCATCGATGAATAGAACAGCTCATCATTTGGCAGTCGGTCTCTTCATCGATGAATAGAACAGCTCATCATTTGGCAGTCGGTCTCTTCATCGATGAATAGAACAGCTCATCATTTGGCAGTCGGTCTCTTCATTGATgaatagaacagctcattatttggcagtcggtCTCTTCATTGATGAATAGAACAGCTCATTTTTTGACAGTCGGTCTCTTCATTGATGAATAGAACAGCTCATCATTTGGCAGTCGGTCTCTTCATTGATGAATAGAACAGCTCATTTTTTGGCAGTCGGCCTCTTCATTGATGAATAGAACAGCTCATCATTTGGCAGTCGGTCTCTTCATTGATGAATAGAACAGCTCATCATTTGGCAGTCGGTCTCTTCATTGATGAATAGAACAGCTCATCATTTGGCAGTCGGTCTCTTCATTGATGAATAGAACAGCTCATTTTTTGGCAGTCGGTCTCTTCATTGATGAATAGAACAGCTCATCATTTGGCAGTCGGTCTCTTCATTGATGAATAGAACAGCTCATCATTTGGCAGTCGGTCTCTTCATTGATgaatagaacagctcattattggGCAGCCGGTCTATTCATTGATGAATAGAACAGCTCATCATTTGGCAGTCGGTCTCTTCATTGATgaatagaacagctcattatttggcagtcggtCTCTTCATTGATgaatagaacagctcattatttggcagtcggtCTCTTAATTGATACATAggacagctcattatttggcagtcggtCTCAAAAATGATTAATAggacagctcattatttggcagtcggtATCTTAATTGATGAATAggacagctcattatttggcagtcggtCTATTCTTCTAAAATCTACTGCTTTAAGAGAAGaaactgactctgtgtgtgtgtgtgtgtgtctcaggacAGCACAGAAGTCTGGGGACGATGGTCTCTAAAGTCCAGAGTCTGAAgttggacaccagtgtgtggaGTAACGAGATTGTCCAGGTGAGACGAGAACAGCTGAGTGTCCACCTGTAACTTCCTGTTtactttcacttcctgtttgtgtaaACAACAGATGgtaatgcaaataaatgaatggatgatttGCAGCTGTTCATCATGCTCGGTAACGACCGGGCCAACGACTTCTGGGCGCCGCGTCTGTCGCCCTCAGACGAGATGGACTGCGACGCGTCGCCTGAACAGCGGCGGGAGTTCATCACACAGAAGTACAGAGAGGGAAGGCTCCGCCTCCCTCACCCTGCGTTCAGCAGCCAGGAACAGCTGCTCAAGGTCTGATAGGTCCACAGCAGCGATGACATCACAGCGGTCACGTGACCCACAGTAACACGCGTGTTTCCACACAGGTGTTGTGTTCGGCCGTTTCTGAACAGACGCTTCTGAAAACTGTCACTCACATTTTCTCGGAGGCGGAGTCAGCTCGTCTCACCAACGACTTTGATTCCACCCAACAGCACCACCAGGTGTTGGATCACTGCACTGCATCAGGTCTGAACTCCactgttagcatgttagcatagtgtgtgtgtgtgtgtgttctgtcataaacactgaccttgtcgggaccagtagagaccaaaacctggtcctaatgaggcagaacctcatttacgaggaactggtttagtttaggactaagatttgaattgtggttatggttaaggttagtgttagtcattaactggttagggttaaggttagtgttagtcattaactggttatggtgaaGGTTAGTGATAGTCATTAACTGTTATGGTGAAGGTTATCGTTAGtcgttaactggttatggttaaggttagtgttagtcattaactggttatggttaaggtcagtgTTAGtcgttaactggttatggttatggttagtgttagtcgttaactggttatggtgaaggttagtgttagtcgttaactggttagggttaaggtcagtgttagtcattaactggttatggtgaaggtcagtgttagtcattaactggttatggttaaggttagttagTGATGAGACTTTGtttagtctttttaaatgactggACATCAATgcgtcctgtctgtctgtgtgtgtctgtgtgtgtgtgtgtgtgtctgtctgtctgtgtgtgtgtgtttgtctgtgtgtgtgtgagtctgtgtgttgtgtgtgtgtgtgtgtgtgtgtctgtcctgtgtctgtgtgtgtgtgtgtgtgtgtgtgtgggtctgtctgtgtctgtgtctgtgtctctgtgtgtgtgtgtgtctgtgtgtgtgtgtgtgtctgtgtgtctgtctgtctgtgtgtgtttgtctgtgtctgtgtgtgtgtgtgtgtgttgtgtgagtgagtctgtctgtgtctgtgtgtgtgtgtgtgtgtgtgtgggtctgtctgtgtctgtgtctgtgtctctgtgtgtgtgtgtgtcctgtgtgtgtgtgtgtgtgtgtctcctcagaCCCTGGNNNNNNNNNNNNNNNNNNNNNNNNNNNNNNNNNNNNNNNNNNNNNNNNNNNNNNNNNNNNNNNNNNNNNNNNNNNNNNNNNNNNNNNNNNNNNNNNNNNNNNNNNNNNNNNNNNNNNNNNNNNNNNNNNNNNNNNNNNNNNNNNNNNNNNNNNNNNNNNNNNNNNNNNNNNNNNNNNNNNNNNNNNNNNNNNNNNNNNNNgttctgaacgggttcgagccgacccacgcgggtcgccgtgtgccacggctccccgcgtgcctcgcgctctcacccgttcattcaccgcgcgcggtactagttattttcagtactagttattttcagtactagttattttcagcggcgttcccacgcatgtcgatccaaatttcggggggatcgggcaacgtatggcaaagttatagggcacttcctgtttaaaatggcagacttcctgttcggtcaagtgcgtgtccgtgaacgtgttcagggaacttcccttgtcttacatatcaagttttgtgcagatcggataatcttagagtttacttcctgtttcggacattccacttcctgttaggaggtcatctcttgcagacatgctcaggacaggtccctggtgtcacataaaaggtttcgtgcaaatcggacaacgtacggcaaagttagagggcacttcctgtttaaaatggccaacttcctgttcgtctctggaaacatgttcaggaaaggtcccgtaactcacatatctagttttgtgtcaatcggacaatgtaagactttacttcctgtttcgggtgttccacttcctgtagggaggtgaccttttacggacatgctcaggacaggtccctggtgtcacatataaggttttgtgcagatcggacaatgtacggcaaagttagaaggcacttcctgttcaaaatggccgacttcctgttcggtcaacggcgtctccgtaaacatgttcagggaaggtccggtaactcacatatctagtttcgtgtcaatcggacaatgtaagactttacttcctgtttcgggcgttccacttcctgtagggaggtgaccttttacggacatgttgaggaagggtctggggtcccacatactaagtttcaagtggatacaacaatccctgttggagcagcatcaaaaactataaatgtaattctgtctgctgtcaccagggggcgctgtatttgaaaatgaatattttcatatagacgtgttcagggccggactgtcatcaatccttgcaagtttggttcagatcggaccaggattggcaaagttgtaacagtttgtttttttagaattttctaccaccaccaggaggcgctgttttcaaaatgtaccgtttcagcaacatagtcgtcttcagcaactaaccagcatcaactatagcaagtttggtttggatcagaccttccatcacgaagttataagagtttcattgtctgttaagaaaaattattattatctccaattttggcgccccctatctcgtacgccatacaatattttaaaaagcttttgataacttttgatgctcaactcgtccacattgatctcaccaagtttgaaggtgatcgcacaaaagctctaggaggagataattgaaatacaagctgtcatattgtctgctgtcaccagggggcgctgttttcgaaatttaatattttcatatagacgtctttagggccggactatcatcaatcctagcaagtttggttcagatcggaccaggattcacgaagttgtagcagtttgattttttgttccaaaaatccgactttgcgtcgttgccatggcaacaccgttaaacgatttgtcgtcatattgatcacgcatcatctaccatgtgttttgactgttgtcaccaattttgagtgcggtacgattatctgtgtaaaagttattcccgaaatcgtaaaaaaactttttttttgtgtattttctttcaccacaaggaggcgctgttttcaaacttcaccgttttttcatagacgtcttcagccatggcccatcatcaatcatagcaagtttggttcggatcggaccttccatcgcaaagttataagagttttatttttctgatgcgaaacatcagaatcatcacgaactttgccgccccctatctcgtgcgccgtgcgacatttgaaaaaacttttgataccgtgagctcctcaactggtccacagggacctcaccaagtttgaaggtgatcgcacgaaaactctaggaggagttagttcaaataccattgctgcgaattcgccaaaatcgcccaaaaatggccaatcaacccaagatggcggatttcctgttgggtttggatcatggtcataatgtaattttttcttcatcccgacccactacacatgtgtaccgaatttcgggcatgtgcgataattgtgttggtcatggtgaatttggacaggtggcgcagcacttattggcccctcccacattcaatttttgacgcacattccccgaacctttttcagacttaaatttacaccacgattgatgcggtcacaaaaatctgtgagttttggggtatgggaaaggcttcaaaaaggcgatttactttaaggaataataagaataataataataataataataactagtactgaaaataactagtaccgcgcgcggttctgaacgggttcgagccgacccacgcgggtcgccgtgtgccacggctccccgcgtgcctcgcgctctcacccgttcattcaccgcgcgcggtactagttattttcagtactagttattttcagcggcgtccccgtgcatgtcgatccaaatttcgggggggatcgcggcaacgtatggcaaagttatagggcacttcctgtttaaaatggccgacttcctgttcggtcaaatgcgcgtccgtaaacgtgttcagggaacttcccttgtcttacatatcaagttttgttcagatcggacaatcttagagtttacttcctgtttcgggcgttccacttcctgtagggaggtgaccttttacggacatgctcaggacaggtccctggtgtcacatataagattttgtgcaaatcggacaacgtacggcaaagttagagggcacttcctgtttaaaatggccgacttcctgttcgtctccggaaacatgttcagggaaggtcccgtaactcacatatctagtttcgtgtcaatcggacaatgtaagactttacttcctgtttcgggcgttccacttcctgtagggaggtgaccttttacggacatgttgaggaagggtctggggtcccacatactaagtttcaagtggatacaacaatccctgttggagcagcatcaaaaactataaatgtaattctgtctgctgtcaccagggggcgctgtatttgaaaatgaatattttcatatagacgtgttcagggccagactgtcatcaatccttgcaagtttggttcagattggaccaggattggcaaagttgtaacagtttgtttttttagaattttctaccaccaccaggaggcgctgttttcaaaatgtaccgtttcagcaacatagtcgtcttcagcaactaaccatcatcaactatagcaagtttggttgggatcagaccttccatcgcgaagttataagagtttcattgtctgttctgaaaaattattattatctccaattttggcgccccctatctcgtacgccatacaatattttaaaaagcttttgataacttttgatgctcaactcgtccacattgatctcaccaagtttgaaggtgatcgcacaaaagctctaggaggagataattgaaataccagctgtcatattgtctgctgtcaccagggggcgctgttttcgaaattgaatattttcatatagacgtctttagggccggactatcatcaatcctagcaagtttgagtcagatcggaccaggattcgcgaagttgtagcagtttgattttttgtcccaaaaatccgactttccgtcgttgccatggcaacaccgttaaactatttgtcgtcatattgatcacgcatcatctaccatgtgttttgactgttgtcaccaattttgagtatggtacgattatctgtgtaaaagttattcccgaaatcgtaaaaaaacttttttttggtgtattttctttcaccacaaggaggcgctgttttcaaatttcaccgttttttcatagacgtcttcagccatggcccatcatcaatggtagcaagtttggttcggatcggaccttccatcgcaaagttataagagttttaattttctgatgcgaaacatcagaatcatcacgaactttgccgccccctatctcgtgcgccgtgcgacatttgaaaaaacatttgataccgtgagctcctcaactggtccacagggacctcaccaagtttgaaggtgatcgcacgaaaactctaggaggagttagttcaaataccattgctgcgaattcgccaaaatcgccaaaaaatcgccaatcaacccaagatggcggatttcctgttgggtttggatcatggtcataatgtaattttttcttcatcctgacccactacacatgtgtaccgaatttcatgcatgtgcgatatttgtgttggtcatggtgaatttggacaggtggcgccgcacttattggcccctcccacattcaattttcgacgcacattccccgaacctttttcagacgtaaatttacaccaggattgatgcggtcacaaaaattggtgagttttggggtatgggaaaggcctcaaaaaggcaattcatttgggggaataataagaataaaaataactagtaccgcgcgcggttctgaacgggttcgagccgacccacgcgggtcgccgtgtgccacggctccccgcgtgcctcgcgctctcacccgttcattcaccgcgcgcggtactagttattttcagtactagttattttcagcggcgtccccgcgcatgtcgttccaaatttcgagggggatcaggcaaagttatagggcacttcctgtttaaaatggcagacttcctgttcggtcaagtgcgtgtccgtaaacgtgttcagggaacttcccttgtcttacatatcaagttttgtgcagatcggacaatcttagagttgacttcctgtttcgagcattccacttcctgttgggaggtcatctcttgcagacatgctcaggacaggtccctggtgtcacataaaatgtttcgtgcaaatcggacaacgtacggcaaagttagagggcacttcctgtttaaaatggccaacttcctgttcgtctccgtaaacgtgttcagggaagttcccttgtcttacatatcaagttttgttcagatcggacaatgtaagactttacttcctgtttcgggcgttccacttcctgtagggaggtgaccttttacggacatgctcaggacaggtcccttaactcacatataaggttttgtgcagatcggacaacgtacggcaaagttagagggcacttcctgtttaaaatggccgacttcctgttcggtcaacggcgtctccgtaaacatgttcagggaaggtccagtaactcacatatctagtttcgtgtcaatcggacaatgtaatactttacttcctgtttcgggcgttccacttcctgtagggaggtgaccttttacggacatgttgaggaagggtctggggtcccacatactaagttttaagtggatacaacaatccctgttggagcagcatcaaaaactataaatgtaattctgtctgctgtcaccagggggcgctgtatttgaaaatgaatattttcatatagacgtgttcagggccggactgtcatcaatccttgcaagtttggttcagatcggaccaggattggcaaagttgtaacagtttgtttttttagaattttctaccacca
Coding sequences within it:
- the arap3 gene encoding arf-GAP with Rho-GAP domain, ANK repeat and PH domain-containing protein 3; its protein translation is MLVVMATLDGSTPVETLLAAIHLERYLDTFRRAALLLAQDFTHLDHDALVSLGVTATGHRKRILRLVSHIQKSQAQTSNQRAVSDLPRDRCQSASSSERVCGSAPHRRSTGPVNFEVLRNSSEPNLAAMLTNSESSRAAVKPVPKPRTVFNRRRTAPVHFCPTPDPAPPPARRLSQESICFTMLDSLTSRDTPTPGNKLNSDLNDKLTTPHRRRSRPERSRPTRSLSLSDTGGSLPPVPPRMNRLVPPSVHQEAPPSSSPPVQTEQNHTLLTSGPGSGESSGHSGSTGMEMVSNDIYWGTLPVSTAPGGERSHCSQLSAPQTPPRQTSERNSCSNLSNNSSGSTRVSTDDPEEDISPYCETVFHSRRTVSEIDRRGVEARDMRKEEWKDAEDHGQKLSWTKRLSQALHSGDSQGYSTVGEAPPPLHGLSLPPHETDDDLTISPYASYTSLTERAPPIISGWLDKLSPQGNYVFQKRLVKFDGKNLMYFGSEKDVYPKGVIPLAAIQMSRPSKDNKFEVVTSQRIFVFRAENEVLRRRWVSTLQEHVRDQLVFGRRRFGPGSHCQKHGALELKGTKSKVYVAINTDQIWIHKSEQCFRNGIGITVIEARGSTIRDGKHKSFDLITPFKSFSFNAESDREKRDWMEALQESIAETLSDYEVAEKIWSNRSNRTCADCKAPNPDWASINLCVVICKNCAGQHRSLGTMVSKVQSLKLDTSVWSNEIVQLFIMLGNDRANDFWAPRLSPSDEMDCDASPEQRREFITQKYREGRLRLPHPAFSSQEQLLKVLCSAVSEQTLLKTVTHIFSEAESARLTNDFDSTQQHHQVLDHCTASGLNSTVSMLA